A single region of the Polyodon spathula isolate WHYD16114869_AA chromosome 12, ASM1765450v1, whole genome shotgun sequence genome encodes:
- the LOC121324861 gene encoding polycystic kidney disease 2-like 2 protein — translation MHSLGKDDKPSRNKKRQALKKSSCESTEKTIQAHKSSSRDLRIKTTLQDLLIYIIFLIDICILTFGQISTDMYYHTKVMSKLFLESSLSEKDKSNYKSLGSMEDIWTYFEGPLLDGLYWDSWYNKKSLPTNESHIYYENVLLGVPRIRQVKVVNKSCPLHSSFVSITQCFDSYLSEEEDKSPFGPKNGTAWEYMAPRSIPESHWGMIATYSSGGFYMDLGSTKSKSAKLIKNLKDNLWLSRATRAVFVDFSVYNANLNLFCVVRLVAETPATGGVLTSWEFYSVKLLRYISKYDYFLASCEVLFILFIFAFFIQECIDIYKTKWNYFKNGWNCIDVLLVVLSLMAIFFNVYRTVNVESLLYRLLKNPHKYPNFHFLAFWQTQYNNMIAVNVFISWVKVFKYISFNRTMSTLSSTLSHCAKDIIGFAVMFFIVFFAYAQLGYLLFGCQVDSFSSFKNCIFTQFLVILGEINFNELEQANRILGPIYFTTFVFFVFFVLLNMFLAIINDTYAEIKCDQSLQMTEYEMSDFIKKTCNTALVKLRLKKEQLVDNITESIRGTEGIISVKQFQVEMLKKGYTEEETKEVFMKYDVNRDRKLSKKEVDTMTSELEKQEYDLAQQHSALKKDTTHGEEEDLPSPPEFVSKQDYQRMVKHVFQLEERIDDITFMNNKLLIQLNSLESITSTESREKDDWDFLPPTPYPPPHKHSYTKSKFRQLLKSSNVNELEEEEGPKLE, via the exons atgcactccTTAGGAAAGGATGACAAACCTAGTAGGAACAAGAAAAGACAAGCATTGAAGAAAAGCAGCTGCGAGTCAACTGAAAAAA ctataCAGGCACATAAATCTAGTAGCAGAGACCTGCGgataaaaacaacattacaggATTTACTTATCTACATTATCTTCCTTATAGATATCTGCATAT TAACATTTGGTCAGATAAGCACTGACATGTACTACCACACCAAAGTCATGTCCAAGTTGTTCTTGGAAAGTAGTCTTTCAGAAAAGGATAAGAGCAACTATAAATCATTGGGAAGCATGGAAGACATTTGGACG tATTTTGAAGGACCTTTACTGGACGGCCTCTACTGGGATTCATGGTACAACAAAAAGAGCCTACCTACAAATGAAAGCCATATTTATTATGAAAATGTGCTGCTGGGAGTTCCACGCATTCGACAAGTCAAAGTGGTTAATAAATCTTGCCCTTTGCATTCTAGTTTTGTTTCAATAACACAGTGCTTTGATTCATACTTGTCTGAAGAAGAAGATAAATCACCTTTTGGACCGAAGAATGGGACAGC CTGGGAATATATGGCTCCCAGATCTATTCCGGAAAGCCATTGGGGTATGATAGCTACCTACAGCAGTGGAGGGTTTTACATGGACCTTGGTAGCACAAAGAGCAAGAGTGCCAAGTTGATTAAAAATCTCAAAGACAACCTGTGGCTGTCCAGAGCAACAAGAGCAGTCTTTGTTGACTTCTCTGTTTACAATGCTAACCTTAACCTTTTCTGCGTGGTCAG gttagtGGCGGAGACTCCAGCCACTGGAGGAGTCCTTACATCCTGGGAGTTTTACTCAGTGAAGCTTCTCCGTTACATCTCTAAATATGATTACTTCCTTGCATCATGCGAGGTTTTAttcattctatttatttttgcctttttcaTCCAAGAGTGTATTGACAtctataaaacaaaatggaactACTTCAAAAATGGTTGGAACTGCATAGATGTGCTTTTAGTTGTG CTATCTTTGATGGCTATCTTTTTCAACGTTTATCGCACTGTGAATGTTGAAAGCTTGCTTTATCGCCTGCTCAAGAATCCACACAAGTACCccaattttcattttcttgccTTCTGGCAGACACAGTACAATAACATGATTGCTGTCAATGTTTTCATATCCTGGGTGAAG gtatTCAAATATATAAGTTTTAACAGGACAATGAGTACCCTCTCTTCTACTTTGTCCCACTGTGCCAAAGACATCATTGGCTTTGCAGTCATGTTTTTCATAGTTTTCTTTGCTTATGCACAGTTGGGGTACCTCTTGTTCGGCTGCCAAGTGGACAgcttttctagttttaaaaattgcat ctttacaCAGTTCCTAGTAATTCTTGGAGAAATCAACTTCAATGAGCTTGAGCAAGCAAACAGGATTCTGGGGCCAATTTATTTCACAACCTTtgtattctttgtattctttgtGCTTTTG AACATGTTTCTGGCTATTATTAACGATACATATGCAGAAATTAAATGTGATCAGTCACTTCAAATGACAGAGTATGAAATGAGTGATTTCATCAAGAAG ACTTGCAATACAGCCCTAGTTAAACTACGGCTTAAGAAGGAGCAGCTGGTGGACAACATCACTGAAAGCATAAGGGGCACAGAGGGGATCATATCTGTGAAACAATTCCAGGTGGAGATGTTGAA GAAAGGCTATACAGAAGAAGAAACTAAAGAAGTCTTTATGAAGTATGATGTAAACAGAGATAGAAAATTGAGCAAGAAAGAGGTTGACACTATGACAAGTGAACTTGAGAAACAAGAG TATGATCTGGCCCAACAGCACTCTGCCCTGAAGAAAGACACTACACATGGTGAAGAGGAGGATCTTCCGTCACCTCCTGAATTTGTATCTAAGCAAGACTATCAGCG GATGGTGAAACATGTTTTCCAGTTGGAGGAGCGGATTGATGACATTACATTCATGAACAATAAACTACTTATACAGTTAAATTCTTTAGAATCGATAACATCGACAGAAAGTCGTGAAAAGGATGACTGGGACTTT